A genomic segment from Danio aesculapii chromosome 17, fDanAes4.1, whole genome shotgun sequence encodes:
- the lgals3b gene encoding galectin-3b has protein sequence MDLSDALDAPQQNNPQAGGPVWPGQPANPSWPGQPANPTWPGQPNQPAWPGQPYQPWPGQPGQPGQPGQPGQPTAPGWPGPAPQTGPYGAPGQAPRVLTVPLDFPLQNGAYNKMLITINGEVKPNAKQFTVNLRRGNDIAFHINPRFSEGGKPVIVRNSMIGNNWGREERELSSFPFVPGKPFEMKILFTDTEYKVAVNKSHLLEFKHRVFELNQITGLSIYNDVTLSAVNVETLQ, from the exons ATGGAT CTTTCAGATGCCCTTGATGCTCCACAGCAGAACAACCCGCAGGCAGGAGGCCCAGTGTGGCCCGGTCAACCAGCCAACCCCTCCTGGCCTGGTCAGCCTGCTAACCCCACCTGGCCCGGGCAACCAAACCAACCTGCATGGCCAGGACAACCATACCAGCCATGGCCTGGACAGCCTGGGCAGCCTGGACAGCCTGGACAGCCTGGACAGCCGACTGCTCCTGGGTGGCCTGGACCTGCACCACAAACCGGCCCTTATGGTGCTCCTGGACAAGCTCCAAGAGTGCTA aCTGTGCCGCTTGATTTCCCTCTACAAAATGGAGCCTACAACAAAATGCTCATCACCATCAATGGAGAAGTCAAGCCTAATGCTAAACA GTTCACTGTTAATTTAAGACGAGGCAACGACATTGCATTTCATATAAACCCTCGCTTCAGTGAAGGAGGAAAGCCAGTGATTGTGCGAAACAGCATGATTGGAAACAACTGGGGCAGAGAAGAGCGTGAGCTTTCCTCCTTCCCGTTTGTCCCAGGAAAGCCTTTTGAG aTGAAGATCTTATTCACTGACACTGAATATAAAGTGGCTGTGAACAAATCACACCTTCTAGAATTCAAGCATCGGGTCTTCGAGCTCAACCAGATCACAGGTCTCAGCATCTACAATGACGTGACCCTCAGCGCTGTAAATGTGGAGACACTGCAGTGA